In one Sphingomonas sp. AP4-R1 genomic region, the following are encoded:
- a CDS encoding ABC transporter ATP-binding protein/permease has protein sequence MPPASTEPTAKPIDGFAALRRFLPYLWPADRPALRARVSIAMLFVLISKGVTLLMPFAYKGAIDRMAPGMEPGVALAMALVVAYAGARFGGVLFDNLRNAIFERVGQEAAHRLSLEVFGHLHRLSLRFHLERRTGAVTKVIERGTKSIDTMLYFILFNIAPTILELSAVCVIFLAKFGWQLVAGTIVMIAAYVLFTQRMTEWRTTLRREWAKNDSEATQKAVDSLLNYETVKYFNAEEVERRRYGASVRKLVDTTATVEVSLAWMNIGQSFITNLMMAAAMAYSVWGWSKGLFSVGDVVLVNTLLSQLFRPLDFLGMVYREIRQGLIDMEAMFGLIDTNEEVKDAPDATALIPAGGAVRFEDVRFAYDPDRAILKGVDLTVPAGGTLAVVGSSGAGKSTLARLLFRFYDVTGGRITIDGQDLRAVTQASLRRAIGIVPQDTVLFNDTIGYNIAYGRDGATQAEVEAAAKGAAIHDFVLSLPQGYDTPVGERGLKLSGGEKQRVAIARTLLKDPQLLILDEATSALDSRTEAEIQETLTRVAERRTTIIIAHRLSTIVHADEIVVMEAGRIVERGTHAALLARDGLYAEMWARQQAEDEEALAAE, from the coding sequence ATGCCGCCCGCCTCCACCGAACCCACCGCCAAGCCGATCGACGGTTTCGCCGCGCTCCGTCGCTTCCTGCCTTATCTCTGGCCGGCGGACCGCCCTGCTCTGCGCGCGCGCGTGTCGATCGCGATGCTGTTCGTCCTGATCTCCAAGGGCGTCACGCTGCTGATGCCCTTCGCCTACAAGGGCGCGATCGATCGGATGGCGCCCGGCATGGAGCCCGGCGTCGCGCTCGCGATGGCGCTGGTCGTGGCTTATGCCGGCGCGCGCTTCGGCGGCGTCTTGTTCGACAATCTGCGCAACGCCATTTTCGAGCGCGTCGGGCAGGAGGCCGCGCACCGCCTCTCGCTGGAGGTGTTCGGCCATCTCCACCGCCTGTCGCTGCGCTTCCATCTTGAGCGCCGTACCGGCGCCGTCACCAAGGTGATCGAGCGCGGCACCAAGAGCATCGATACGATGCTCTACTTCATCCTGTTCAATATCGCGCCGACCATCCTGGAGCTGTCGGCGGTCTGCGTGATTTTCCTCGCCAAATTCGGCTGGCAGCTGGTGGCGGGCACGATCGTGATGATCGCGGCCTATGTGCTGTTCACGCAGCGCATGACCGAGTGGCGCACGACTTTGCGCCGCGAATGGGCGAAGAATGACAGCGAGGCGACGCAGAAGGCGGTCGACAGCCTGCTGAACTACGAAACGGTCAAATATTTCAACGCCGAGGAGGTGGAGCGCCGCCGCTACGGCGCCAGCGTCCGCAAGCTGGTCGATACCACCGCCACCGTCGAGGTCAGCCTCGCCTGGATGAACATCGGCCAGTCCTTCATCACGAACCTGATGATGGCCGCCGCCATGGCCTATAGCGTGTGGGGCTGGAGCAAGGGCCTGTTCTCGGTGGGCGATGTGGTGCTGGTCAACACGTTGCTCTCGCAGCTTTTCCGCCCGCTCGACTTCCTCGGCATGGTCTATCGCGAGATCCGGCAGGGCCTGATCGACATGGAGGCGATGTTCGGCCTGATCGACACGAACGAGGAGGTGAAGGACGCGCCCGACGCGACCGCGCTGATCCCGGCCGGCGGCGCCGTGCGCTTCGAGGATGTGCGCTTCGCCTACGATCCCGATCGCGCCATCCTGAAGGGCGTGGACCTGACGGTGCCGGCGGGCGGCACGCTCGCGGTGGTGGGCTCGTCGGGTGCTGGCAAGTCCACGCTCGCGCGCCTGCTGTTCCGCTTCTACGACGTCACCGGCGGGCGCATCACGATCGACGGGCAGGATCTGCGCGCCGTGACGCAGGCGTCGCTGCGCCGCGCGATCGGCATCGTCCCGCAGGATACGGTGCTGTTCAACGACACGATCGGCTACAATATCGCTTATGGCCGCGACGGCGCGACGCAGGCCGAGGTGGAGGCCGCCGCCAAGGGCGCCGCGATCCACGATTTCGTCCTGTCCCTGCCTCAGGGCTACGATACGCCCGTTGGCGAGCGCGGCCTGAAGCTGTCCGGCGGCGAGAAGCAGCGCGTGGCGATCGCGCGCACCCTGCTCAAGGATCCGCAATTGCTGATCCTCGACGAGGCGACCAGCGCGCTCGACAGCCGCACCGAGGCCGAGATCCAGGAAACGCTGACGCGCGTGGCCGAGCGGCGCACGACGATCATCATCGCCCACCGCCTCTCCACCATCGTCCATGCCGACGAGATCGTGGTGATGGAGGCCGGCCGCATCGTCGAGCGCGGCACCCACGCGGCCCTGCTCGCCCGCGACGGCCTCTATGCCGAGATGTGGGCGCGCCAGCAGGCCGAGGACGAGGAAGCGCTCGCGGCGGAGTGA
- a CDS encoding M3 family metallopeptidase, with amino-acid sequence MLRTLLLATSAFAATGALAQPTANPFAKTSTLPYQAPDFAHIQDSDFAPAFAAGIAAKQAEIAKIAGNPAAPTFDNTLVALEKAGQELARVDMVFGALTQANTNPTLQAVQKDMAPKLSAADDAIYLDPRLFARVKALHDHADTLKLDTEQAALLDTYWTRFVRAGAQLSPADQATLKGYNSQLSSLGITFRQKLLAATKAGALTVDTPDALAGLGEAGIAAAAQDAKDRGQPGRYLLPMQNTTMQPGLASITVRATRQALFDKSWTRAEQGDANDTRATILEIAALRAKKAALLGFKSWADYQLTDNMAKTSQTARDFLNGLDAPTAAAQKAEVAELQAAIDKDKAGFQLSPWDWDLYAEKVRKAKYDLDENNTKPYLNIWKVLEDGVFYAAGEMYGLTFKRRTDLPTYDPDMRVYEVFDNGKPLGLAYFDYWKRDNKAGGAWMSNFVRQSKLFGTKPVIYNVANFTKPAQGQPPLVTFEDVRTMFHEFGHGLHGLFASQTYPSISGTAVARDFVEFPSQFNEHWALEPKVLAHYAVHYQTGAPMPADLIAKIKKAETFNQAQTFGELLASAQLDMAWHSLPASATFGDVDAFETQVLGSIGLDTAHVPPRYRTSYFNHIWGSGYSAGYYAYIWTDMIEENVYAWFKANGGMTRANGQRFRDLILSKGRTQDYGVMFRNMTGHDPELAPFLKSRGLSPE; translated from the coding sequence ATGCTCCGCACGCTCCTGCTCGCCACCAGCGCTTTCGCCGCGACCGGCGCCCTCGCCCAGCCCACCGCCAATCCCTTCGCGAAGACCAGCACCCTGCCCTATCAGGCGCCGGATTTCGCCCATATCCAGGATAGCGATTTCGCGCCCGCCTTCGCCGCCGGCATCGCCGCCAAGCAGGCCGAGATCGCGAAGATCGCGGGCAATCCCGCCGCCCCCACCTTCGACAATACGCTCGTCGCGCTGGAGAAGGCCGGCCAGGAACTCGCCCGCGTCGATATGGTGTTCGGTGCGCTGACGCAGGCCAACACCAATCCCACGCTGCAGGCCGTGCAGAAGGACATGGCGCCCAAGCTCTCCGCCGCCGACGACGCCATCTATCTCGATCCCAGGCTGTTCGCGCGCGTGAAGGCGCTGCACGATCACGCCGATACGCTGAAGCTGGATACCGAGCAGGCCGCTCTGCTCGACACCTACTGGACGCGCTTCGTCCGCGCCGGCGCGCAGCTTTCGCCCGCCGATCAGGCGACGCTGAAGGGCTATAACAGCCAGCTCTCCTCGCTCGGCATCACCTTCCGCCAGAAACTGCTCGCCGCCACCAAGGCGGGCGCTCTGACGGTCGACACGCCGGATGCCCTCGCGGGTCTGGGCGAAGCGGGCATCGCCGCCGCCGCGCAAGACGCCAAGGATCGCGGCCAGCCCGGTCGCTATCTGCTGCCGATGCAGAATACGACGATGCAGCCCGGCCTCGCCTCGATCACCGTCCGCGCCACGCGCCAGGCCTTGTTCGACAAGAGCTGGACCCGCGCCGAGCAGGGCGACGCCAACGACACCCGCGCGACGATCCTCGAGATCGCCGCGCTGCGCGCGAAGAAGGCGGCGTTGCTCGGCTTCAAGAGCTGGGCGGACTACCAGCTCACCGACAATATGGCGAAGACCTCGCAGACCGCCCGCGACTTCCTGAACGGCCTCGATGCCCCCACCGCAGCCGCGCAGAAAGCCGAAGTGGCCGAGCTGCAGGCCGCGATCGACAAGGACAAGGCCGGCTTCCAGCTCAGCCCGTGGGACTGGGATCTGTATGCCGAGAAGGTCCGCAAGGCGAAGTATGATCTCGATGAGAACAACACCAAGCCCTATCTAAACATCTGGAAGGTGCTGGAGGACGGCGTGTTCTACGCCGCCGGCGAAATGTACGGCCTCACCTTCAAGCGCCGCACCGATCTGCCGACCTACGATCCCGACATGCGCGTCTATGAGGTGTTCGACAACGGCAAGCCGCTGGGCCTCGCTTATTTCGATTACTGGAAGCGCGACAACAAGGCAGGCGGCGCCTGGATGTCCAATTTCGTGCGGCAGTCCAAGCTCTTCGGCACGAAGCCGGTGATCTACAATGTCGCCAATTTCACGAAGCCCGCCCAGGGCCAGCCGCCGCTCGTCACGTTCGAGGACGTGCGGACCATGTTCCATGAATTCGGCCACGGGCTGCACGGCCTGTTCGCCAGCCAGACCTATCCGTCCATCTCCGGCACGGCGGTGGCGCGCGACTTCGTCGAGTTCCCGTCGCAGTTCAACGAGCATTGGGCGCTGGAGCCCAAGGTGCTCGCCCATTATGCCGTCCATTATCAGACGGGCGCGCCGATGCCGGCCGATCTGATCGCGAAGATCAAGAAGGCCGAAACCTTCAATCAGGCGCAGACCTTCGGCGAACTGCTCGCCTCGGCCCAGCTCGACATGGCCTGGCACTCGCTGCCGGCCAGCGCGACCTTCGGCGATGTCGATGCCTTCGAGACGCAGGTGCTCGGTTCGATCGGGCTGGACACCGCGCATGTGCCGCCGCGCTATCGCACCAGCTATTTCAACCACATCTGGGGCTCGGGCTATTCGGCCGGCTATTATGCGTACATCTGGACCGACATGATCGAGGAAAATGTCTACGCCTGGTTCAAGGCCAATGGCGGCATGACCCGCGCCAACGGCCAGCGCTTCCGCGACCTGATCCTGTCGAAGGGCCGCACGCAGGATTATGGCGTGATGTTCCGGAACATGACCGGCCACGATCCGGAGCTGGCGCCCTTCCTCAAGAGCCGAGGCCTCTCGCCGGAATGA
- the recQ gene encoding DNA helicase RecQ has translation MTPLEALGTTFGYKSFRGRQSEVIDRVMAGERTLAVMPTGAGKSLTYQIPALCRPGVGLVISPLIALMHDQVRSAEAAGIRAAALTSADDNRDETIRRLHDGDLDLLYVAPERANTEGFQRLASSVRLSLVAIDEAHCVSEWGHDFRPDYRQLRGLLDAFPDVPRLALTATADIRTRADILAQLGIPEEGLILAGFDRPNIQYRISAREGLPRQLSQLIAETEGCGIVYAQSRAETERLAATLRDTGRPTRAYHAGLDPAARAASAKAFVQSEDMVMVATIAFGMGIDKPDVRFVAHAGLPKSIEAYYQETGRAGRDGDPAIAHLFWGADDFARARRRIETEMEESRRGGERARLNALASLVETSGCRRAVLLRHFGEDPPFTCGNCDNCLNPPATVEATEIARKLLSAAFRTEMRYGIGHLTDVLAGKQTDKILGAGHHSLSVFGIATAEELRLVKPVARALMARDALRADDFGGLSFGPGARPILKGEEPVAIVLPPKRAERRSRGTAQDFPHDPLFEKLREVRRDLAKEQGVPPYVVFHDSVLREMASERPKSLAALGRIGGVGAAKLDRYGDAFVAAIRSY, from the coding sequence ATGACGCCGCTCGAAGCGCTCGGCACCACCTTCGGCTACAAGAGCTTCCGGGGCCGCCAGAGCGAGGTGATCGATCGCGTCATGGCGGGCGAGCGCACGCTCGCCGTGATGCCGACGGGCGCGGGCAAGTCGCTCACCTATCAGATCCCGGCGCTGTGCCGGCCGGGCGTGGGCCTCGTCATCTCGCCCCTGATCGCGCTGATGCACGATCAGGTGCGCTCGGCCGAGGCGGCGGGAATCCGCGCCGCCGCGCTCACCTCGGCCGACGACAATCGCGACGAGACGATCCGCCGCCTGCACGATGGCGATCTCGATTTGCTCTATGTCGCGCCCGAGCGCGCCAATACCGAGGGCTTCCAGCGCCTCGCCTCCAGCGTGCGGCTGTCGCTGGTCGCGATCGACGAGGCGCATTGCGTGTCCGAATGGGGCCATGATTTCCGCCCCGATTATCGCCAGCTGCGCGGGCTGCTCGACGCCTTCCCGGATGTCCCCCGGCTCGCGCTGACCGCCACCGCCGACATCCGCACCCGCGCGGACATCCTCGCCCAGCTCGGCATTCCCGAAGAGGGGCTGATCCTCGCCGGCTTCGATCGGCCGAACATCCAGTATCGCATCTCGGCACGCGAAGGCCTGCCCAGGCAGCTCTCCCAGTTGATCGCCGAAACCGAGGGCTGCGGCATCGTCTATGCCCAGAGCCGCGCCGAGACCGAGCGCCTCGCCGCCACGCTGCGCGACACCGGCCGCCCGACGCGGGCCTATCATGCCGGGCTCGATCCCGCCGCGCGCGCTGCCTCCGCCAAGGCGTTCGTCCAGTCCGAAGACATGGTGATGGTCGCCACGATCGCGTTCGGCATGGGCATCGACAAGCCGGACGTCCGCTTCGTCGCGCATGCCGGCCTGCCCAAATCGATCGAGGCTTATTATCAGGAGACGGGCCGCGCCGGCCGCGACGGCGATCCGGCCATCGCCCACCTCTTCTGGGGTGCCGACGATTTCGCCCGCGCCCGCCGCCGGATCGAGACCGAGATGGAGGAGAGCCGCCGCGGCGGCGAGCGCGCGCGCCTCAACGCGCTCGCGTCTTTGGTGGAAACGAGCGGCTGCCGTCGCGCCGTGCTGCTGCGCCATTTCGGCGAGGATCCGCCGTTCACCTGCGGCAATTGCGACAATTGCCTCAATCCGCCCGCGACGGTGGAGGCGACCGAGATCGCGCGCAAACTGCTCTCCGCCGCCTTCCGCACCGAGATGCGCTATGGCATCGGCCATCTCACGGACGTGCTGGCCGGCAAGCAGACCGACAAGATTCTCGGCGCGGGCCACCACAGCCTCTCCGTCTTCGGTATCGCCACAGCGGAGGAATTGCGGCTGGTGAAGCCGGTCGCCCGCGCGCTGATGGCGCGCGATGCGCTGCGCGCCGACGATTTCGGCGGCCTCTCCTTCGGCCCCGGCGCGCGCCCGATCCTGAAGGGCGAGGAGCCGGTCGCGATCGTGCTGCCGCCCAAGCGCGCCGAGCGCCGCTCGCGCGGCACCGCGCAGGATTTCCCGCACGATCCCCTGTTCGAGAAACTGCGCGAGGTGCGCCGCGATCTCGCCAAGGAGCAGGGCGTGCCGCCCTATGTGGTCTTTCATGATTCCGTGCTGCGCGAGATGGCGTCCGAGCGCCCCAAGTCGCTCGCGGCTTTGGGTCGCATCGGCGGCGTCGGCGCGGCCAAGCTGGACCGCTATGGCGATGCGTTCGTCGCCGCGATCCGGTCTTATTGA
- a CDS encoding YihY/virulence factor BrkB family protein: protein MATGAEHRGGGADPHGRRAFSPIALPLRAWREIIGRVWVKTGTDNIGLLAAGVAFYAFLSIVPLLGALVMTYGLIADPATIAGHMRAIISVVPKDAAALILDQLVGLVTTAASKKGVGLLVALVIALYGATRASGAIMTALNVVYEEPERRGIIKTTFISFVLIVGAVLVGIVGLLAASALALVGRFVDGLGSGVAIGINATTWAVAASLASIGIGATYRFGPSRHDARWQWLSAGSALATFLWLIATVGFGAYASTLGNYNATYGSLGAVVVLLMWLWVSAYAILLGAVINAEAERQTARDTTTGPEKPLGQRGASVADQVAPPG, encoded by the coding sequence ATGGCAACAGGGGCAGAGCATCGCGGCGGGGGCGCCGATCCGCATGGGCGTCGCGCCTTTTCGCCGATCGCGCTGCCGTTGCGCGCGTGGCGCGAGATCATCGGCCGGGTGTGGGTCAAGACCGGCACCGACAATATCGGGCTGCTGGCGGCGGGCGTCGCTTTCTACGCCTTCCTCTCGATCGTGCCTCTGCTGGGCGCGCTGGTGATGACCTACGGGCTGATCGCGGATCCGGCGACGATCGCGGGCCATATGCGCGCGATCATCAGCGTGGTGCCGAAGGATGCGGCCGCGCTAATCCTCGACCAGCTGGTGGGCCTCGTCACCACCGCCGCGAGCAAGAAGGGCGTCGGCCTGCTCGTGGCCCTGGTGATCGCGCTTTATGGCGCGACGCGCGCTTCGGGCGCGATCATGACGGCGTTAAACGTCGTCTATGAGGAGCCCGAGCGGCGCGGAATCATCAAGACGACTTTCATCTCGTTCGTGCTGATCGTCGGTGCGGTGCTGGTGGGGATCGTCGGGCTGCTGGCCGCCTCCGCGCTCGCTCTGGTCGGGCGCTTCGTCGACGGACTGGGATCCGGCGTGGCGATCGGCATCAACGCGACCACCTGGGCGGTGGCGGCCTCGCTCGCCTCGATCGGAATCGGCGCCACCTATCGCTTCGGCCCCTCGCGCCACGATGCGCGCTGGCAATGGCTGTCGGCAGGGTCGGCGCTGGCGACCTTCCTGTGGCTGATCGCGACGGTGGGGTTCGGTGCCTACGCCTCCACGCTCGGCAATTATAACGCCACCTATGGGTCGCTCGGCGCCGTCGTGGTGCTGCTGATGTGGCTGTGGGTGTCGGCCTATGCGATCCTGCTGGGCGCGGTGATCAATGCCGAAGCCGAGCGGCAGACCGCGCGGGACACGACCACCGGGCCGGAAAAGCCGCTAGGCCAGCGGGGCGCGAGCGTGGCGGATCAGGTCGCGCCGCCGGGCTGA
- a CDS encoding creatininase family protein, which translates to MRWTGAMAAMMAAGLATTAADSAPKPAALEQLTTVELKERLQTGCPVALLYNGGVEESGPHLALGKHNLRIYQYGAQLAQAIGDAILLPVMPFSPNDAARMAFAGTISLRPETWVAVNEDVIRSLIGGGFQRVAILTDHGDGMPQLRDMVDRLDKEYRPKNARVFFVEDAYTKARTQIEAEIKASGKVPGGHGGLWDTAEAMAADPNLVRPTLLAPGTLTDDGNGPIDANGVSGDPRGASVAMGRRFGAIRVKLATDQLRGQLAAAGPCR; encoded by the coding sequence ATGCGGTGGACGGGTGCGATGGCGGCGATGATGGCCGCGGGCCTTGCGACGACGGCGGCGGACAGCGCCCCCAAGCCCGCCGCGCTGGAGCAGCTGACCACGGTGGAGCTGAAGGAGCGATTGCAGACGGGCTGCCCCGTCGCCCTCCTCTACAATGGCGGGGTCGAGGAAAGCGGGCCGCATCTCGCGCTCGGCAAGCATAATCTGCGCATCTATCAATATGGCGCGCAGCTGGCGCAGGCGATCGGCGATGCAATCCTGCTGCCGGTGATGCCCTTCTCGCCCAACGATGCCGCGCGCATGGCCTTCGCCGGCACGATCAGCCTGCGCCCTGAAACCTGGGTGGCGGTGAACGAGGATGTGATCCGCAGCCTGATCGGCGGCGGCTTCCAGCGCGTCGCGATCCTCACCGATCATGGCGACGGCATGCCCCAGCTACGCGACATGGTGGATCGGCTGGACAAGGAATATCGGCCGAAGAATGCGCGCGTCTTCTTCGTGGAGGATGCCTATACCAAGGCACGCACCCAGATCGAGGCGGAGATCAAGGCATCGGGCAAGGTGCCCGGCGGCCATGGCGGCCTGTGGGATACGGCGGAGGCGATGGCGGCCGATCCCAATCTCGTCCGCCCCACCCTGCTCGCGCCCGGCACGCTCACCGACGACGGTAACGGCCCGATCGACGCGAACGGCGTCTCCGGCGATCCGCGCGGCGCCTCGGTGGCGATGGGCCGCCGCTTCGGCGCGATCCGGGTGAAGCTGGCGACCGATCAGCTGCGCGGCCAGCTCGCCGCCGCCGGCCCCTGTCGCTGA
- the thiL gene encoding thiamine-phosphate kinase, giving the protein MSGESAFIAALRGIARDPAARALVDDAAVLSIGGEAIVLTHDMIVEGVHYLPDDPPEDVAWKLVAANLSDLAAKGARPLGVLLGYPLGGEAWDLRFVAGLRDVLDRYDVPLLGGDTVAGAAGSARMMGLTAIGAAPATGAPSRMGARVDDVLYVTGAIGAAGLGLAVARRERDGPESALAAYRRPVPRLAAGQALAPHVHAMMDVSDGLLIDALRMAQASGIGLTIDLDAVPLAEGCGGDQAGRIAAASAGDDYELLFAAPEGLEIALPDGLPITAIGRFQAEEGFVLIDALGPIERPERLGYEHHG; this is encoded by the coding sequence ATGTCGGGGGAAAGCGCCTTCATCGCCGCGCTGCGCGGAATCGCGCGCGATCCGGCCGCGCGCGCGCTGGTGGACGATGCCGCCGTGCTGTCGATCGGCGGCGAGGCGATCGTCCTCACGCACGACATGATCGTGGAGGGCGTCCATTATCTGCCGGACGATCCGCCCGAGGATGTGGCGTGGAAGCTGGTCGCGGCGAACCTGTCCGATCTCGCCGCCAAGGGCGCGCGGCCGCTGGGCGTGCTGCTCGGCTATCCGCTGGGCGGCGAGGCGTGGGATCTGCGCTTCGTGGCGGGCCTGCGCGACGTGCTCGATCGCTATGACGTGCCGCTGCTCGGTGGCGACACGGTGGCGGGGGCGGCGGGCAGCGCGCGGATGATGGGGCTGACGGCGATCGGCGCCGCCCCCGCCACCGGCGCGCCCTCCCGCATGGGCGCGCGGGTGGACGACGTGCTGTACGTGACGGGCGCGATCGGCGCGGCCGGGCTGGGCCTCGCGGTCGCACGGCGAGAGCGCGACGGGCCCGAAAGCGCGCTCGCGGCCTATCGCCGCCCCGTCCCCCGGCTCGCGGCGGGACAGGCGCTCGCGCCGCACGTCCATGCGATGATGGACGTATCGGACGGGTTGCTGATCGACGCGCTCCGGATGGCGCAGGCCAGCGGCATCGGCCTGACGATCGATCTTGATGCGGTGCCGCTGGCAGAAGGCTGTGGCGGCGATCAGGCCGGGCGGATCGCGGCGGCCAGCGCCGGCGATGATTACGAACTTCTCTTCGCAGCGCCCGAGGGGCTGGAGATCGCATTGCCGGATGGCCTGCCCATCACCGCTATCGGCCGCTTCCAGGCAGAAGAGGGCTTCGTGTTGATCGACGCGCTCGGCCCGATCGAGCGGCCTGAGAGGCTGGGTTACGAGCATCACGGATAA
- a CDS encoding PEPxxWA-CTERM sorting domain-containing protein, which produces MRFALLAAGLAFSLTASAEAATILNFDSVRGRDGDTGYVSGPYREQGYTLTSNSCSTPQNTCFVTTGTSLTSLDRVGAALTNYHGGARTTVTKDDGSAFLLKSVDMANNYGDGFGVSPYRTNTVVFTFNFADGSNLTQNYTINVDAGQWLTVNTLTFDLAPLVSFSWVPTTNTSGFIQFDNLTLDTAAPVPESSTWAMMIAGFGLTGAAMRRRRRSIAFT; this is translated from the coding sequence GTGCGCTTTGCCCTGCTCGCTGCCGGTCTCGCTTTCTCGCTCACCGCCTCCGCCGAGGCCGCGACCATCCTCAACTTCGATTCCGTGCGCGGCCGCGATGGCGACACCGGCTATGTCAGCGGCCCCTATCGCGAGCAGGGCTATACGCTGACCTCCAACAGCTGCTCGACCCCGCAGAACACCTGCTTCGTCACGACCGGCACCTCGCTGACCAGCCTCGACCGCGTCGGCGCGGCGCTGACCAACTATCATGGCGGCGCCCGCACCACCGTCACCAAGGATGACGGCAGCGCCTTCCTGCTCAAGTCGGTTGATATGGCGAACAACTATGGCGACGGTTTCGGCGTCTCGCCCTACCGCACCAACACCGTGGTGTTCACGTTCAACTTCGCGGACGGCTCAAACCTGACGCAGAATTATACGATCAATGTCGATGCGGGCCAGTGGCTGACGGTCAACACGCTGACCTTCGATCTCGCCCCGCTCGTCTCGTTCAGCTGGGTGCCGACCACCAACACCAGCGGCTTCATCCAGTTCGACAATCTGACGCTGGACACCGCCGCCCCCGTGCCGGAATCCTCCACCTGGGCGATGATGATCGCCGGCTTCGGCCTGACGGGCGCCGCGATGCGCCGCCGTCGCCGATCGATCGCGTTCACCTGA